Proteins encoded by one window of Hyphomicrobium nitrativorans NL23:
- a CDS encoding extracellular solute-binding protein, with translation MIVRGETVQGIREFVIEPLMARSLDEPFTLYGLIAREITVPENRSEVTFHLDERARFSDGTPITAKDVLFSHQILRDKGRPNFRTYYRKVAKAEALDDHTVRFVFADAEDRELPLILGLMPILPSHLIDPERFEETTLTPIVGSGPYRIANVSPGRSITYVRNPDYWGRDLPVNRGRFNFDEIRFDYYRDGSAQFEAFRTGNIDLRNEDDPALWAKGYDFPAARDGRIQREEISIALPAGMAGLVFNTRRTVFSDPRVREALIHLFNFEWVNKSFFHGLYKRTESYFERSMLSSARKPADARERALLAPFSDAVLPEILDGTYRVPESDGTPHNRTNARSAYEMLEAAGYELKNRRLVHTETGRPLSFEILAANISQERLLGAFVNDLAKIGISARVRVVDSAQYQQRLRNYDFDMIQFTWPSSLSPGNEQLFRWSSGVADNPGSFNYAGVKNPAADAMIAAMLAAKDDEDFVSAVRALDRVLLSGHYVIPLFHPPAQWVASWKRLGHPETTPLSGFNVDSWWVGPRN, from the coding sequence ATGATCGTCCGTGGCGAAACCGTCCAGGGCATCCGCGAATTCGTCATCGAACCCCTGATGGCGCGAAGCCTCGACGAGCCGTTCACGCTCTACGGCCTCATCGCCCGCGAGATCACCGTCCCCGAGAACCGCAGCGAAGTGACGTTCCACCTCGACGAGCGCGCGCGCTTCTCGGACGGCACGCCGATCACGGCCAAGGACGTGCTGTTCTCTCACCAGATCCTGCGCGACAAAGGCCGCCCGAACTTCCGCACCTACTATCGCAAGGTCGCCAAAGCCGAAGCTCTCGACGACCACACCGTCCGCTTCGTCTTTGCCGATGCCGAAGACCGCGAGCTTCCGCTCATCCTCGGCCTGATGCCGATCCTGCCAAGCCACCTGATCGACCCCGAACGCTTCGAGGAAACGACGCTCACGCCCATCGTCGGCTCGGGCCCCTATCGCATCGCGAACGTGAGCCCCGGCCGCTCGATTACCTACGTACGCAATCCCGACTATTGGGGCCGCGACCTGCCGGTGAACCGCGGACGCTTCAACTTCGACGAGATCCGCTTCGACTACTACCGCGACGGCTCGGCCCAGTTCGAAGCCTTCCGCACCGGCAACATCGACCTCAGGAACGAGGACGATCCCGCGTTATGGGCCAAGGGTTACGACTTCCCCGCCGCTCGTGACGGACGCATCCAGCGCGAGGAAATTTCGATCGCGTTACCGGCGGGCATGGCGGGCCTCGTCTTCAACACGCGGCGCACCGTGTTCTCCGATCCGCGCGTGCGCGAAGCCTTGATTCACCTCTTCAACTTCGAATGGGTCAACAAGAGCTTCTTTCACGGCCTCTACAAACGCACCGAGAGCTATTTCGAGCGCTCCATGCTCTCGTCCGCCCGCAAGCCCGCCGACGCGCGCGAACGCGCACTCCTCGCGCCGTTCTCCGATGCCGTGCTCCCCGAGATCCTCGACGGCACCTACCGCGTTCCCGAAAGCGACGGCACACCCCACAATCGCACGAACGCGCGCAGCGCCTACGAGATGCTCGAAGCCGCGGGCTACGAATTGAAGAACCGCCGCCTCGTCCACACAGAAACCGGACGCCCGCTCAGTTTCGAAATCCTCGCCGCCAACATCAGCCAGGAGCGCCTGCTCGGCGCCTTCGTGAACGATCTCGCGAAGATCGGCATCTCAGCGCGCGTGCGCGTCGTGGACAGCGCCCAGTATCAGCAGCGGCTGCGCAACTACGATTTCGATATGATCCAGTTCACATGGCCCTCATCCCTCTCGCCAGGCAACGAACAGCTCTTCCGTTGGTCCTCCGGCGTTGCGGACAATCCGGGATCGTTCAATTATGCGGGCGTCAAGAACCCTGCCGCCGACGCGATGATCGCCGCCATGCTCGCCGCCAAGGACGACGAGGATTTCGTCTCGGCCGTCCGCGCCCTCGACCGCGTCCTGCTTTCGGGCCACTACGTTATCCCGCTCTTCCATCCGCCCGCCCAGTGGG
- a CDS encoding invasion associated locus B family protein translates to MSHRDGIATGLRRGAAAGGVALALILGMTAHGGLAIADDAKKAEAAAPEGRQSAWVKLCEKSPLVRREKEGDEVKEVKEEKDICLTHHERLDGNSGMVLVSAAIRQVEGSEHEHLMIMVPLGMAIPPGLKAAVYSKEQWEKAAKNEQVDDAELKPVDLKFSLCHASGCTAEVEATKEIIEQMKTGGGMMVLAMNAQAQPVGFPVPLDGFGDAFSGQPVDNEEYKKARGQLMAQIRQRQQEAYEKWKEEQIKLLPPQPGAEGVAGAAAEKKE, encoded by the coding sequence ATGTCTCATAGAGATGGCATTGCAACGGGCTTGAGGCGCGGTGCGGCGGCGGGCGGCGTTGCTCTCGCGCTCATCCTTGGCATGACCGCGCACGGTGGTCTCGCGATCGCGGACGATGCCAAGAAGGCAGAGGCTGCGGCGCCCGAGGGCCGCCAGAGCGCATGGGTCAAGCTGTGCGAAAAGTCTCCGCTCGTTCGCCGCGAGAAAGAAGGCGACGAGGTTAAAGAGGTGAAGGAAGAGAAAGACATCTGCCTCACCCACCACGAACGCCTCGACGGCAACTCGGGCATGGTTCTCGTCTCGGCCGCGATCCGGCAGGTCGAGGGCTCCGAGCACGAGCACCTCATGATCATGGTGCCGCTCGGCATGGCAATCCCGCCGGGTCTCAAGGCTGCCGTCTACAGCAAGGAGCAGTGGGAGAAGGCGGCCAAGAACGAGCAGGTGGACGATGCCGAGCTGAAGCCTGTCGATCTCAAGTTCTCGCTCTGCCACGCTTCAGGCTGCACGGCCGAGGTCGAGGCGACGAAGGAGATCATCGAGCAGATGAAGACGGGCGGCGGCATGATGGTGCTCGCCATGAACGCGCAGGCGCAGCCGGTGGGCTTCCCCGTTCCGCTCGACGGTTTCGGTGATGCGTTCAGCGGCCAGCCGGTCGACAATGAAGAATACAAGAAGGCGCGCGGGCAGTTGATGGCGCAGATCCGCCAGCGTCAGCAGGAAGCCTACGAGAAGTGGAAGGAAGAGCAGATCAAGCTGTTGCCTCCGCAGCCCGGCGCCGAGGGCGTTGCTGGCGCCGCCGCCGAGAAAAAAGAATAA
- the hspQ gene encoding heat shock protein HspQ, whose protein sequence is MRRAKYALGQVVRHRVYAFRGVVFDIDPVFNNTEDWWESIPAEIRPVKDQPFYHLLAENDETEYIAYVSEQNLLPDTSGEPLRHPQLSDYFVEDEDGRYRAVFIQPH, encoded by the coding sequence GTGCGCCGCGCGAAGTATGCGCTCGGCCAGGTCGTGCGCCATCGCGTCTATGCCTTCCGCGGCGTGGTGTTCGATATCGATCCCGTGTTCAACAACACCGAGGACTGGTGGGAGTCGATTCCGGCCGAGATCCGGCCCGTCAAGGATCAGCCCTTCTACCACCTGCTGGCCGAGAACGACGAAACGGAATACATCGCCTACGTCTCCGAGCAGAACCTGCTCCCCGACACCAGCGGCGAGCCCCTGCGCCATCCCCAGCTCAGCGACTACTTCGTCGAAGACGAGGACGGCCGCTACCGCGCCGTCTTCATCCAGCCGCACTGA
- a CDS encoding HpcH/HpaI aldolase/citrate lyase family protein: MSAVRTPQKHFAPLAIGAPEPYRALPVRLERMIHFVPPHNEKIRSKIKDIAADVDVVLGNLEDAIPVGDKEAARRGFIQMALENDFGQTGLWTRINCLNSPWMLDDVTEIVREAGNKVDVIMLPKVEGPWDIHYLDQLLAQLEARHKVTRPILIHAILETAEGVKNVEAIAAASPRMHGMSLGPADLAASRGMKTTRVGGGHPDYTVLADADGDVAAARARYQQDLWHYTVGRMVDACLSYGLKPFYGPFGDFSDGPACEAQFRNSFIQGCLGAWTLHPSQIAIAKRVFSPDEKEVAFARRILEAMPDGTGAVMIDGKMQDDATWKQAKVIVDLARLVATKDPERAAVYGF; this comes from the coding sequence ATGAGCGCCGTCCGTACGCCGCAGAAACACTTCGCGCCGCTGGCCATCGGAGCCCCCGAGCCCTACCGTGCCCTTCCCGTGCGGCTTGAGCGCATGATCCACTTCGTGCCGCCCCACAACGAGAAAATTCGCTCCAAGATCAAGGACATCGCAGCCGACGTCGATGTTGTGCTCGGCAACCTCGAAGATGCGATCCCCGTCGGCGACAAGGAAGCGGCCCGCCGCGGCTTCATCCAGATGGCGCTCGAAAACGATTTCGGGCAGACGGGCCTCTGGACGCGCATCAACTGCCTCAACTCGCCCTGGATGCTCGACGACGTCACCGAAATCGTCCGCGAGGCCGGCAACAAGGTCGACGTGATCATGCTGCCCAAGGTCGAGGGCCCGTGGGACATCCACTACCTCGATCAGCTCCTGGCGCAGCTCGAAGCCCGCCATAAGGTGACGCGGCCGATCCTGATCCACGCCATCCTCGAAACGGCCGAGGGCGTGAAGAATGTGGAAGCCATTGCGGCCGCCTCGCCGCGGATGCACGGCATGAGCCTCGGCCCGGCCGACCTTGCGGCTTCCCGCGGCATGAAGACGACACGCGTCGGCGGCGGCCATCCCGATTACACCGTTCTTGCCGACGCGGACGGCGACGTCGCCGCAGCCCGCGCGCGCTACCAGCAGGACCTGTGGCACTACACCGTGGGCCGTATGGTCGACGCATGTCTCTCTTACGGCCTGAAGCCCTTCTACGGCCCCTTCGGCGACTTCTCAGACGGCCCCGCGTGCGAAGCGCAGTTCCGCAACTCCTTCATCCAGGGCTGCCTCGGCGCATGGACGCTGCATCCCTCGCAGATCGCGATCGCCAAGCGCGTGTTCTCGCCGGACGAGAAGGAAGTGGCCTTTGCCAGGCGCATTCTGGAGGCCATGCCCGACGGCACCGGCGCGGTCATGATCGACGGCAAAATGCAGGACGACGCAACCTGGAAGCAGGCCAAGGTCATCGTGGATCTCGCACGCCTCGTCGCCACGAAGGATCCCGAGCGCGCCGCTGTCTACGGCTTCTGA
- a CDS encoding polyhydroxyalkanoate depolymerase, with amino-acid sequence MHYHTYEFAHALMHPVRLMTRAFKAQLETPLNPFSGTELAKSMAAACEVFEGITRRYGKPEFGIKETKIHGLTVPVREDVVLQKPFCNLMRFERDEAVAGKRHDPKLLLIAPMSGHYATLLRGTVDEMIKEHDVYITDWTDARDIPVFEGGFDLHDFVDYLIEFIQFLGPNTHVMAVCQPAVPALVAAAVMAENDDPCQPASMTLMGGPIDTRRNPTQVNKLAEEKPLSWFEQNVINYVPFPNAGVGRRVYPGFIQLTGFMTMNLERHTEAHMKLFENLVKGDCDSVAQHKAFYEEYLAVMDLPAEFYLQTVQTVFQDHLLPKGQLTHRGKPVDCAAIRKTALMTVEGERDDICGLGQTQAAHDLCPNIPVDEHYAYVQPGVGHYGTFSGTRFRTEIAPRIREMIRTIQFKRRLGETSDVRIPLPYRSLHAVREDIVDWREPGKKANGAVPNGRAS; translated from the coding sequence ATGCACTATCATACCTACGAGTTTGCACACGCGCTGATGCATCCCGTCCGTCTCATGACGCGCGCCTTCAAGGCCCAGCTTGAGACACCGCTTAACCCGTTCTCCGGCACCGAACTCGCCAAATCGATGGCGGCCGCGTGCGAAGTGTTCGAAGGCATCACGCGCCGTTACGGCAAGCCCGAATTCGGCATCAAGGAAACCAAGATCCACGGCCTCACCGTTCCTGTGCGCGAGGACGTGGTTCTCCAGAAGCCGTTCTGCAATCTCATGCGCTTCGAGCGCGACGAGGCGGTCGCAGGCAAGCGCCACGACCCCAAGCTGCTGCTCATCGCGCCGATGTCGGGCCACTACGCCACGCTGCTTCGCGGCACCGTGGACGAAATGATCAAGGAGCACGACGTCTACATCACCGATTGGACGGACGCGCGCGACATCCCGGTTTTCGAGGGCGGCTTCGACTTACACGATTTCGTCGACTACCTGATCGAGTTCATTCAGTTCCTCGGTCCCAACACGCATGTGATGGCCGTCTGCCAGCCCGCCGTGCCCGCGCTCGTCGCAGCCGCCGTGATGGCAGAGAATGATGATCCCTGCCAACCTGCCTCGATGACGCTCATGGGCGGCCCCATCGACACGCGCCGCAATCCGACCCAGGTCAACAAGCTCGCCGAGGAGAAGCCGCTCTCCTGGTTCGAGCAGAACGTCATCAACTACGTGCCGTTCCCTAATGCAGGTGTCGGCCGGCGCGTTTACCCGGGCTTCATCCAGCTCACGGGCTTCATGACCATGAACCTGGAGCGCCATACCGAAGCGCACATGAAGCTATTCGAGAACCTCGTGAAGGGCGATTGCGACAGCGTCGCCCAGCACAAGGCATTCTACGAGGAATATCTCGCGGTGATGGACCTGCCGGCGGAGTTTTACCTGCAGACCGTCCAGACGGTTTTCCAGGATCATCTGCTGCCGAAGGGCCAACTGACCCACCGCGGCAAGCCCGTGGATTGCGCCGCGATCCGCAAGACCGCTCTCATGACGGTGGAAGGCGAGCGCGACGACATCTGCGGCCTCGGCCAGACGCAGGCGGCCCACGACCTTTGCCCCAACATTCCGGTCGACGAGCACTACGCTTACGTCCAGCCCGGCGTCGGCCATTACGGCACCTTCTCCGGCACCCGTTTCCGCACCGAGATCGCGCCCCGCATCCGCGAGATGATCCGCACCATCCAGTTCAAGCGCCGCCTCGGCGAAACCTCGGACGTGCGCATCCCGCTTCCCTACCGCTCGCTCCACGCCGTCCGCGAGGACATCGTCGACTGGCGCGAACCGGGCAAGAAGGCGAACGGCGCCGTTCCGAACGGGCGGGCGAGCTGA
- a CDS encoding DUF2126 domain-containing protein, producing the protein MAILTSLHHVTRYAYDRAIALGPQIIRLRPAAHARVRIPSYSLTITPAKHFINWQQDLYGNWLARCVFPEKTSEFRVSVDLLAEMAVINPFDFFVESFAERVPFAYPADLALDLAPYLATDAPTPKLDAFLGSVVREGESTVEFLVALNGRVAREIRYQARHAEGVQSPEETLLLCTGSCRDSTWLLVNVLRRLGLAARFVSGYLIQLKPDVVATEGPAGAESDFTDLHAWAEVYLPGAGWVGFDPTSGLVCGEGHIPLAAAPHYRNASPISGTVEEAEVTFGYEMAVRRVAETPRVTLPFSDESWQALDALGEAVDADLAAHGVGLTMGGEPTFVSLDDYQSPEWTVAAIGPQKRAKADELVRRLRDRFGPGGLLHFGQGKWYPGEPLPRWAFALYWRPDGTPLWRDASLVAREDDETRRTAEDAKALADGVADRLGLDVRYVVPAYEDPFHALAEEAKLPTDVDPHDAVLGDRVARLRLVRQLDGGFGAPAGFVLPLARVGERWASARWRLRRDHLFLVPGDSPLGLRLPLSSLAAQDERDVRVVANDNPRDEGDAASLVTPPVRTAFAVELRDGKLCVFMPPIDVLEDYVALLGAVEDAAQALGLTVTIEGYPPPDDRRLTNIKVTPDPGVIEINVHPAGTWRECVAITEAVYADARQTRLGAEKFMMDGRHTGTGGGNHVVVGGATPGDSPFLRRPDLLKSLIVFWQRHPSLSYLFSGLFIGPTSQAPRVDESRHESLYELEIALGLIPPAGEGTPPAPWLVDRLLRNLMVDLTGNTHRAEICIDKLYAPQAPAGRLGLLEFRAFEMPPDHRMSLAQQLLIRALIAKFWRTPEGGPLVRWGTALHDRFMLEHYVWADFLDVLGALRRAGYAFEEGWFEAQRAFRFPFYGSVEHGGVTLEVRQALEPWHVMGEEVSAGATARAVDSSVERLQVKAAGFNPRRHVLACNGRRVPLASTGRSGEFVAGVRFKAWQLPSGLHPAIAPHAPLRFDVLDTWSSRSLGGCVYHVTHPGGRHYETFPVNAYEAEARRLARFDGQGHTPGIVAIPQAEPNDEYPATLDLRRAPPK; encoded by the coding sequence ATGGCCATTCTCACGAGCCTTCATCATGTGACCCGCTATGCGTACGATCGCGCGATAGCGCTCGGGCCTCAGATCATCCGTCTGCGGCCGGCGGCGCATGCACGCGTGCGGATCCCGAGCTATTCGCTGACGATCACACCGGCCAAACACTTCATCAACTGGCAGCAGGATCTCTACGGCAACTGGCTTGCGCGCTGCGTGTTCCCCGAGAAGACGAGCGAGTTTCGCGTCAGCGTCGATCTGCTCGCCGAGATGGCGGTGATCAATCCGTTCGACTTCTTCGTCGAGAGTTTTGCGGAGCGTGTCCCGTTCGCATATCCGGCCGATCTTGCGCTCGACCTTGCGCCGTATCTCGCAACGGACGCGCCGACGCCCAAGCTCGACGCGTTCCTCGGAAGTGTTGTGCGCGAGGGGGAGAGCACGGTCGAATTTCTGGTGGCTCTCAACGGGCGTGTTGCGCGCGAGATCCGCTATCAGGCGCGTCATGCCGAGGGTGTGCAATCGCCCGAGGAGACGCTCTTGCTCTGCACGGGGTCGTGCCGGGATTCGACGTGGCTGCTCGTGAACGTGCTGCGCCGCCTCGGGCTCGCGGCGCGTTTCGTTTCCGGCTATCTGATCCAGCTCAAGCCGGATGTCGTCGCGACCGAAGGGCCGGCGGGGGCCGAAAGCGACTTCACGGATTTGCATGCCTGGGCGGAAGTGTATCTGCCGGGCGCGGGATGGGTCGGCTTCGATCCGACATCCGGTCTCGTCTGTGGCGAGGGACACATCCCGCTCGCGGCCGCGCCGCACTATCGCAACGCCTCTCCCATCAGCGGCACGGTGGAAGAGGCCGAGGTCACGTTCGGTTACGAGATGGCCGTGCGACGGGTGGCCGAGACCCCGCGTGTGACGCTTCCGTTTTCCGACGAGAGCTGGCAGGCGCTCGATGCGCTCGGCGAAGCGGTGGACGCGGATCTTGCCGCGCACGGCGTGGGGCTCACGATGGGCGGCGAGCCCACGTTCGTTTCGCTCGACGATTATCAATCGCCGGAATGGACGGTGGCGGCCATCGGGCCTCAGAAGCGCGCGAAGGCGGACGAACTGGTGCGCCGCTTGCGCGATCGCTTCGGTCCGGGCGGCTTGCTGCATTTCGGGCAGGGGAAGTGGTATCCGGGCGAGCCTTTGCCGCGCTGGGCGTTCGCGCTCTATTGGCGGCCCGACGGCACGCCGCTCTGGCGCGATGCGTCTCTCGTGGCGCGCGAGGATGACGAGACGCGGCGTACCGCGGAGGATGCGAAGGCGCTTGCCGACGGTGTCGCCGACCGCCTCGGGCTCGACGTGCGCTATGTCGTGCCGGCGTATGAAGATCCATTCCACGCGCTTGCCGAGGAAGCCAAGCTGCCGACCGATGTCGACCCGCATGACGCCGTGCTTGGAGATCGCGTCGCGCGTTTGCGGCTCGTGAGGCAACTCGACGGTGGCTTCGGTGCGCCGGCAGGCTTCGTCTTGCCGCTCGCGCGCGTGGGCGAGCGCTGGGCGAGTGCGCGGTGGCGGCTCAGGCGCGATCATCTCTTTCTCGTTCCCGGCGACAGCCCGCTGGGCTTGAGGTTGCCGCTGTCGTCGCTTGCGGCACAGGACGAGCGCGACGTCCGCGTGGTGGCCAACGACAATCCGCGTGACGAGGGCGATGCGGCCTCCCTCGTCACGCCGCCGGTGCGGACGGCGTTTGCCGTGGAGTTGCGCGACGGCAAGCTCTGCGTGTTCATGCCGCCCATCGACGTGCTGGAAGACTATGTCGCGCTTTTGGGGGCCGTGGAGGATGCCGCTCAAGCGCTCGGCCTTACGGTCACGATCGAGGGCTATCCGCCGCCCGACGATCGCCGTCTTACAAACATCAAGGTTACGCCCGATCCCGGCGTGATCGAGATCAACGTGCATCCGGCTGGCACGTGGCGGGAGTGCGTCGCCATCACGGAAGCCGTCTATGCGGACGCGCGGCAGACGCGCCTCGGGGCCGAGAAGTTCATGATGGACGGGCGGCATACCGGCACGGGGGGCGGCAATCACGTGGTGGTCGGTGGCGCGACGCCCGGCGACAGTCCGTTTCTGCGGCGCCCGGACCTCTTGAAAAGCCTCATCGTGTTCTGGCAGCGCCATCCGTCGCTATCGTATCTCTTCTCGGGGCTGTTCATCGGACCGACAAGCCAGGCGCCGCGCGTGGACGAATCCCGCCACGAGAGCCTGTACGAGCTCGAAATCGCGCTCGGTCTCATTCCACCGGCCGGCGAGGGCACGCCGCCTGCGCCCTGGCTCGTGGACCGGCTGCTGCGCAACCTCATGGTCGATCTCACGGGGAATACCCATCGTGCGGAGATCTGCATCGACAAGCTTTACGCGCCGCAGGCGCCGGCCGGACGGCTCGGGCTCCTGGAGTTTCGCGCATTCGAGATGCCGCCCGATCACCGTATGAGCCTCGCGCAGCAGCTTCTGATCCGCGCGTTGATCGCGAAGTTCTGGAGAACGCCCGAAGGAGGTCCTCTCGTGCGTTGGGGTACGGCGCTGCACGACCGCTTTATGCTGGAGCATTACGTGTGGGCGGATTTTCTCGACGTGCTCGGGGCGCTGCGGCGTGCGGGATATGCGTTCGAAGAGGGGTGGTTCGAGGCGCAGCGGGCGTTCCGTTTTCCGTTCTATGGCTCGGTCGAGCATGGCGGCGTGACGCTCGAAGTGCGGCAAGCGCTGGAGCCGTGGCACGTGATGGGCGAGGAGGTCTCGGCGGGCGCGACGGCGCGCGCGGTCGATTCGTCGGTGGAGCGGCTGCAAGTGAAAGCGGCGGGGTTCAATCCGCGCCGCCATGTGCTGGCGTGCAACGGGCGGCGCGTGCCTTTGGCCTCGACCGGGCGCTCGGGCGAGTTCGTCGCCGGTGTGCGCTTCAAGGCGTGGCAGCTTCCCTCGGGGCTGCATCCCGCCATCGCGCCGCACGCGCCGCTCAGGTTCGACGTGCTGGATACGTGGAGTAGCCGCTCGCTCGGCGGATGCGTCTATCACGTCACGCATCCAGGCGGACGCCATTACGAGACGTTTCCCGTCAACGCCTATGAAGCCGAGGCGCGCCGCCTTGCGCGTTTCGATGGACAGGGACATACGCCGGGGATTGTCGCGATCCCGCAGGCGGAACCGAACGACGAATATCCCGCAACGCTCGACCTCCGCCGCGCACCGCCGAAGTGA
- a CDS encoding ATP-binding protein, with product MTSTPDASTPSQATSPEKPAQGRLANAAESVLRLWYACPFRWQILIAITLLTLLTGMIGGVLAVFDSRNRAAVETHSNVELWRYHILAKTRAIDGPADVGPFAERLANEMAQVRHVSIHVLNADGTPVETPLAAEKASHPEGEEGAPEWFVNLVQPTKDVTSIPIVVAGEQLASVVIEGEPDDEIAEAWELLRLMAILWLGGTALMMVGLYFVLGHVLDPLVVLADGMRELEDGHYGLRIDQPKVRELAALAGSFNMLAAALDEANAENSRLYRQLVAVQEDERRQLSRDLHDEVGPCLFGITAGAGSIERQARNLPEEKAAPILSCVEEIVLMSERLKSLNRALLNRLRPVALGRVTLSELIGELILNVERRHLETRIERNIGLLPASFGEDIDLTIYRSVQEGLTNAMRHGSPTHVSIHLATEDTPAGPCVRLRITDNGSGISETAAVGFGLSGMRERVRALHGTLVIEPAEPGTALLVTLPVPNRGDETSQPPVFSARASS from the coding sequence ATGACCTCGACGCCCGACGCCTCGACGCCCTCGCAAGCCACCTCGCCCGAGAAGCCCGCTCAGGGCCGCCTCGCCAACGCCGCCGAAAGCGTCCTTCGCCTCTGGTACGCCTGCCCGTTCCGCTGGCAGATCCTGATCGCAATCACCCTCCTCACGCTCCTCACCGGCATGATCGGCGGCGTGCTGGCCGTCTTCGACTCGCGCAACCGCGCCGCCGTCGAAACCCATTCCAACGTCGAGCTCTGGCGTTATCACATCTTGGCGAAAACCCGCGCCATCGACGGTCCGGCCGACGTCGGGCCCTTCGCCGAGCGCCTCGCCAACGAGATGGCCCAGGTGCGTCACGTCTCGATCCACGTCCTCAATGCCGACGGCACGCCCGTGGAAACGCCCTTGGCTGCCGAGAAGGCCAGCCATCCCGAGGGCGAGGAGGGCGCGCCGGAATGGTTCGTCAACCTCGTCCAGCCGACGAAAGACGTCACGTCGATTCCCATCGTCGTAGCAGGCGAGCAACTCGCTTCCGTCGTGATCGAAGGCGAGCCGGACGACGAGATCGCGGAAGCCTGGGAGCTGTTGCGCCTCATGGCCATTCTCTGGCTCGGCGGAACGGCGCTGATGATGGTCGGCCTCTACTTTGTGCTCGGCCATGTGCTCGATCCGCTCGTCGTTCTTGCGGACGGCATGAGAGAACTCGAAGACGGCCACTACGGGTTGAGGATCGACCAGCCGAAAGTCCGAGAACTCGCAGCCCTCGCCGGAAGCTTCAACATGCTCGCGGCCGCCCTCGACGAAGCGAATGCGGAAAACAGCCGCCTCTATCGCCAGCTTGTCGCCGTGCAGGAGGACGAACGCCGCCAGCTCTCGCGCGATCTCCACGACGAGGTGGGGCCATGCCTGTTCGGCATCACGGCAGGCGCGGGCTCCATCGAGCGTCAGGCGCGCAACCTGCCCGAGGAGAAGGCCGCGCCGATCCTCTCGTGCGTCGAGGAAATCGTGCTGATGTCGGAGCGGCTGAAGAGCCTCAACCGTGCGCTCCTGAACCGGCTGCGGCCCGTCGCGCTCGGGCGGGTCACGCTGTCGGAGTTGATTGGCGAATTGATCCTCAACGTGGAGCGCCGCCATCTCGAAACCAGGATCGAACGCAACATCGGCCTTCTGCCGGCGAGCTTCGGCGAGGACATCGATCTCACGATCTATCGCTCCGTCCAGGAAGGGTTGACCAACGCGATGCGGCACGGCAGCCCCACCCATGTGTCCATCCACCTCGCGACCGAGGACACGCCAGCGGGCCCGTGCGTGCGGCTGCGCATCACCGATAACGGCAGCGGCATCTCGGAAACGGCTGCCGTGGGGTTCGGCCTCTCGGGGATGCGCGAGCGTGTTCGCGCGCTTCACGGAACCCTTGTGATCGAGCCCGCGGAGCCGGGCACCGCCCTTCTCGTCACTCTGCCGGTCCCGAACCGTGGCGACGAGACCTCTCAACCGCCGGTCTTCTCCGCACGCGCCAGCAGTTGA